The Rhododendron vialii isolate Sample 1 chromosome 1a, ASM3025357v1 region TCAATTTGACATGGATGCTGCGAAATGAATGAAGCCCATCTTTTGACTTCTACATTATCGTCGCCTCAATTTATGATATTAAATCCCAACGAAAGCACAGCCAGTAGTAAATTTGACAATCAACTCGGTCCTAAGAATAAGATTTGAGTATTTTGAACAGTTTTGACTGCTTCAAATGCTAATGCAATACATTGCAGATGTATCAACTAACATAGACTGCCAGACTGTCAATTGAGTtctcaaaaattaaacaagggaTACTTTGGGAAACACAGTGACGTCATAGAGTATACGTCTTCTTGGGTGTTGGCTGAAGCTGGAAAGACTTtcctttgccttttttttttttgtcttgtttcATAAATTGACAGATATTGGATTTTAATACTATTGTGTAGAGAGTTACTGAGAATGTTTTGGTTTCAATAAGCAACCGAAGCGAAACATCCCAAAGCGATTCTATTTTGCTCAACTCAAGCTCAAGATGCCAAAAGTTCTGTTGAGCTGCTCTAGATGACATCTTGTGTTTATGGGCTTTACATATTACAATCTGAGCCAACTTACTTCTTTTGTTAACTATTAATATGGCTTGATAGGCTTATTTTTGGCATATGTTGCGGTCATTCTTACCTTCTGAATTCTTAGCTAGGGCTGTTATTGTCTAGTGTGTTTTCATTGTTTCTTGTGGGAAAAAATGTCAATGATACGTTTCCTGTCAGGTGGACGGTAAATATCGGGATGCAGTCAACTTAGTGATTGACCTGAAAGAGTCCGGGTTGAGGCCAGAGGCCTACAGCTACCTAATCGCGATGACAGCTGTGGTGAAAGAGCTGAATGAATTTGCAAAAGCTTTACGCAAGTTAAAAGGTTTCAGCAAAAGTGGTTTAGTTGCTGAACTGGATCCAGAAACTGTTGGGCTCATGGAGAAATATCAGTCAGATCTTGTGACCGATGGAGTTCGCTTGTCTAACTGGGTGATTCAAGAGGAAAGACCTTCACTTCGTGGGTTGGGGTTGGTTCACGAGAGACTCCTTGCCATGTATATTTGTGCTGGTCGTGGACTAGAGGCTGAAAGACAGTTGTGGAATATGAAATATGTGGGTAAGGAAGCTGACAGTGGACTTTACGACATTGTTTTAGCCATCTGTGCTTCCCAGAAGGAAGAGGGTCCCATTGCACGATTGGTGTCTCGAACTGAGGTCATGGGTTCTGTGCATAAGAAGAAAACCCTAATGTGGTTGTTGAGAGGGTACATGAAAGGTGGTCATTTCGATGATGCGGCAGAGACAGTGATTAAAATGCTGGACTGTGGTTTGTATCCAGAGTTTGTGGACAGGGTAGCTGCGCTTCAGGGACTAAGAAAAAGGATTCGACGAACGGGAGATGTGGAAACTTACGTGAAGTTGTGTAAGCGCCTTTCTGATGAAGAACTGACTGGACCTTGTCTTTTTTATCTTCACTTGACGAAGTACAAGCTTTGGATAATAAAAATGCTTTGAATGGCTCAGATGAGAAGCTTTCATTTGCGTATGTATAGATTGGGGTGGGTCTAAGAGCGGAACCATAATGTTGGGCAGAGCAGTT contains the following coding sequences:
- the LOC131324065 gene encoding pentatricopeptide repeat-containing protein At2g30100, chloroplastic; protein product: MASPHGFASLTNSGITRTCSSLRYHLLIPQFNKKIQSCSRVSIIICNSQNPSFAVAKRSKIRDLRLFNSVELDGFLTSDDEGEMSEGFFEAIEELERMNREPSDVLEEMNERLSARELQLVLVYFSQEGRDSWCALEVFEWLRKENRVDEETMELMVSLMCAWVKKLIEGKQDVGFVADVLVDMDCVGLKPGFSMIEEAVSIYWEMGEGERAVSFVKEVLRRGIGYQEDRAEGHKVGPAGYLAWKMMVDGKYRDAVNLVIDLKESGLRPEAYSYLIAMTAVVKELNEFAKALRKLKGFSKSGLVAELDPETVGLMEKYQSDLVTDGVRLSNWVIQEERPSLRGLGLVHERLLAMYICAGRGLEAERQLWNMKYVGKEADSGLYDIVLAICASQKEEGPIARLVSRTEVMGSVHKKKTLMWLLRGYMKGGHFDDAAETVIKMLDCGLYPEFVDRVAALQGLRKRIRRTGDVETYVKLCKRLSDEELTGPCLFYLHLTKYKLWIIKML